One Leptolyngbya ohadii IS1 genomic window carries:
- a CDS encoding C45 family autoproteolytic acyltransferase/hydolase has product MLRKFSVWRNLLLAVGMICLILIGRANASETILLQYRDLKLNIPLTELQQFAETGTPSEALQQFFEQSQQNPIDVRNALTTAISARSTPLIPKEFALLEISKAIGDPLRRERLEPLSKAFGEVLKNENQTFSLIDLLAAYPESTARLSLDELLPVYQDVNLFVTRISPILSVAEKLLPEMLCNCQAVVSDSDSPAAIAYQEGSQTVKSLLTEAPSASISKSTSTSTSSTSSTSTSPTSTSASAGKSIGESAEESTGKSIEESTEQVNRNAIAIASRSNQQSSPLPDKRLVIEFGPLRQYITIAELTEFVETGKLPGGWQFYLNIAGIKPEDLQIALTQEIKMNVRFLDRTLNSLLGEYLLFQVGQIVHTPSKLANIQALRSALVLSAADDNRITFLELLYHYPTQEMRINGARLARLGQTASRLRTVNLQQQVVSLEDWLVEVQASVAEQTCDCSQPIANSTVLAPLTIAPETRAKYLPPDWKPVAAHREDIGNLKVVWLEGTPYDMGYQHGQFLHDEIASIGQPVLETLRFVGRGLALGHLAKQRSYAYALEECRGLAAATQDLGITPDSCMVLAYGDVYQSVFGYTLPQELFWDGCSQFVAANAATVDGYLYHGSTVDNGTPIDYIINNPVVFVRQPQDGLPHVFVTYPGVLWPNSGLNVAGISLGLDTAETRNTEELSFSGGSNVQMMAQVLQGATSFEEAVTFMQSQPKVHPNIIMLTDGNSKQAGVLEFTGQSFAVRPLQDNGVLFATNHFVVSEMFDKQAPPDNSTLSRYARYEQLLQPEGQDSYYGRIDPTIMTQILRDRVNPYTLEASPTTTFDDNSSPGGNGSLRQAIYDPKRLKLWVAAGKPPVPQNPFVCLSLGKLLNFPNAEACTAPAIP; this is encoded by the coding sequence GTGTTAAGAAAATTTTCAGTCTGGCGAAATCTACTGCTTGCTGTGGGCATGATTTGCCTGATTCTGATTGGTCGAGCCAATGCCTCAGAAACCATTCTGTTGCAGTACCGCGATCTGAAATTAAATATTCCCTTAACCGAACTCCAGCAGTTTGCCGAAACGGGAACTCCCTCTGAGGCACTTCAGCAATTCTTTGAGCAATCTCAGCAGAACCCCATAGACGTTCGTAATGCTCTGACTACTGCCATTTCGGCGCGGTCAACACCGCTGATTCCCAAGGAGTTTGCCCTGCTTGAAATCAGTAAGGCGATCGGCGATCCGCTGAGAAGGGAGCGTTTGGAACCTCTCTCTAAAGCATTTGGGGAAGTCCTGAAGAACGAAAATCAAACCTTTTCGCTCATTGATCTATTAGCCGCCTACCCTGAGTCCACTGCTCGCCTTTCCCTGGATGAGCTGCTGCCTGTCTATCAGGATGTCAATTTGTTTGTGACGCGCATTAGCCCAATCCTGAGCGTTGCAGAAAAGCTGCTGCCTGAAATGCTGTGCAATTGCCAAGCCGTAGTTAGTGATTCAGATAGCCCAGCTGCGATCGCCTATCAGGAAGGAAGCCAAACGGTTAAATCGCTGCTGACTGAGGCTCCATCTGCATCGATATCTAAATCAACATCTACATCAACATCATCTACGTCATCTACATCAACATCACCTACATCAACATCTGCATCAGCAGGGAAATCAATAGGAGAATCAGCAGAGGAATCCACAGGAAAATCTATAGAAGAATCCACAGAGCAAGTGAATAGGAATGCGATCGCGATCGCTTCTCGCTCGAATCAACAGAGTTCTCCCCTGCCTGACAAACGACTGGTGATTGAGTTTGGTCCATTGCGCCAGTACATCACGATCGCCGAGCTAACAGAATTTGTGGAGACTGGGAAGCTTCCCGGTGGATGGCAATTTTACTTGAACATTGCCGGGATCAAACCGGAGGATTTACAGATCGCGCTGACTCAAGAAATCAAGATGAATGTCCGCTTCCTGGATAGAACGCTCAACTCGCTGCTCGGCGAATACCTGCTGTTCCAGGTGGGGCAAATTGTGCATACGCCCTCCAAGCTTGCCAATATTCAGGCATTGCGATCGGCACTGGTGCTGTCCGCCGCAGACGATAATCGCATTACGTTTCTGGAGCTGCTGTACCACTATCCCACCCAGGAAATGCGAATTAATGGTGCCCGATTGGCGCGTCTGGGACAAACCGCCTCTCGCCTCCGAACGGTTAACTTGCAGCAACAGGTCGTCAGCCTGGAGGATTGGCTGGTTGAAGTTCAGGCTTCGGTTGCCGAGCAAACCTGTGATTGCAGTCAGCCCATCGCAAACTCCACCGTTCTAGCGCCGCTGACGATCGCCCCCGAAACGCGAGCCAAGTATTTGCCGCCCGACTGGAAGCCCGTTGCTGCCCATCGGGAAGACATTGGCAATCTCAAAGTCGTTTGGCTAGAAGGGACTCCCTACGACATGGGCTATCAGCACGGACAGTTTCTCCACGACGAAATTGCCTCGATCGGTCAGCCGGTTCTGGAAACCCTGCGCTTTGTCGGTCGCGGTCTGGCATTGGGGCACCTGGCGAAACAGCGATCCTATGCCTATGCGCTGGAAGAATGTCGCGGGTTGGCGGCGGCAACGCAGGATTTAGGCATTACCCCAGATTCCTGTATGGTGCTGGCGTATGGGGATGTGTATCAGAGCGTGTTTGGCTATACGCTGCCTCAGGAGCTATTTTGGGACGGCTGTAGCCAATTTGTCGCAGCCAATGCCGCCACGGTGGATGGCTATCTCTACCACGGCAGCACGGTCGATAACGGAACGCCGATCGACTACATCATCAATAATCCGGTGGTTTTTGTGCGACAGCCGCAGGATGGCTTACCCCACGTTTTTGTCACCTATCCGGGCGTTCTCTGGCCCAATTCGGGCTTAAATGTTGCCGGAATTTCCCTAGGTCTGGATACGGCTGAAACTAGAAATACAGAGGAGTTATCGTTTTCGGGAGGCAGCAACGTGCAGATGATGGCGCAGGTGCTTCAGGGGGCTACCAGCTTTGAGGAAGCCGTGACCTTCATGCAGTCGCAGCCCAAAGTTCACCCGAATATCATCATGCTCACCGATGGCAATTCAAAGCAGGCGGGCGTGCTGGAATTCACCGGACAGAGCTTTGCGGTACGTCCCTTGCAGGACAATGGCGTACTGTTTGCCACCAATCACTTCGTCGTCTCGGAAATGTTTGACAAGCAGGCACCGCCCGACAATTCAACGCTTTCGCGCTACGCCCGCTATGAGCAGCTGCTCCAACCCGAAGGGCAGGATTCCTATTACGGACGCATCGATCCGACCATCATGACCCAGATTTTGCGCGATCGCGTTAATCCCTATACGCTGGAAGCCAGCCCCACCACAACCTTTGACGATAACAGCAGTCCTGGCGGCAACGGTTCTCTGCGTCAGGCAATTTACGATCCCAAACGATTGAAGCTCTGGGTAGCGGCGGGCAAGCCTCCGGTTCCCCAAAATCCGTTTGTTTGCCTCTCGCTCGGAAAACTGCTGAACTTCCCCAACGCAGAAGCCTGCACGGCTCCGGCAATTCCATAA
- a CDS encoding 2OG-Fe dioxygenase family protein, whose translation MLDLSKPQARPQEFIKPAVNCLVSYVLEMLTAIDIQQLQPTFAHLPADPYLEGGYRFRRLSHFKVEGDRLVQQPHRRFFQGKQVNPLLGDVVREYAELEDELVQQEAFQRMVWEFYQFCQICSPHREIGVHQIRTIASPQKQGNPAPEGIHRDGVDLVGIFAVDRHHIRGAETHLYLNQQDRQPIFSKVLHPGELLVFKDDQYLHYTSPIKATGYGQGTRDVFVLTCPGLFPPEE comes from the coding sequence ATGCTAGACCTATCTAAACCCCAAGCAAGACCCCAGGAATTTATTAAGCCAGCGGTAAACTGTCTGGTGAGCTACGTTCTGGAAATGCTAACGGCGATCGATATCCAGCAACTCCAGCCCACGTTTGCCCATCTTCCTGCCGATCCCTATTTGGAAGGAGGTTATCGATTTCGGCGGCTTTCCCACTTCAAAGTGGAGGGCGATCGTTTAGTGCAGCAGCCCCATCGTCGTTTCTTCCAGGGCAAGCAAGTGAATCCGCTGCTGGGCGATGTAGTGCGAGAGTATGCCGAATTGGAGGATGAGCTAGTTCAACAGGAAGCTTTCCAGCGAATGGTCTGGGAGTTCTATCAGTTCTGCCAAATCTGTTCCCCCCATCGGGAAATTGGCGTACATCAGATTCGCACGATCGCCTCACCGCAGAAGCAGGGAAACCCTGCCCCAGAAGGCATCCATCGGGATGGCGTTGATTTAGTCGGAATTTTTGCCGTCGATCGCCACCACATTCGTGGGGCTGAAACCCATCTCTACCTGAACCAGCAGGATCGCCAGCCTATCTTCAGTAAAGTTCTGCATCCGGGCGAGTTGCTCGTTTTTAAGGACGACCAGTATTTGCACTACACCTCTCCCATCAAAGCAACAGGCTATGGACAGGGAACCAGAGATGTCTTTGTCCTCACTTGCCCTGGACTGTTTCCTCCCGAAGAGTGA
- a CDS encoding outer membrane beta-barrel protein has translation MSYSILWMGCLWSHSQDASAETLAAQANSASRSRSNETAQADRPSIAQSDRASIQSLWTANIAPAELSLPPRIASSVSYSAAQSHPTASRFTDRQRLRETALEEVSRLIDRQSQTVEVQAPKASSDFRQSSVRSSVPPLFAEVAIGESIESDINQIAPIALIAQNRPIDQAEGTSPATDSQTIDPELGELRLRDTDAIEQPTEQSAEQSSADATADPELGRLRLRDRPPLQPPAAQQPPPAEPQTVFLLGSIDYFRSDNILADDLDPVDDQIITVGASLLAIPRLGSRTQLVASAGANLARYSDLTELNYSNIQLRLGIRQNLFPRTFGELSWTNQQFFSSGDGDRFLNDHALRLSLWRRDPIVPRLNLDTFYQFRLSFTDPIDRSRLSNTLGAYLNYELQQNLEVGLDYQFSLTHFTQQEREDSYHQLTAQLSYDLSRESRISLYGGFSFGRSSESSINFNSGILGVSLSANLALF, from the coding sequence TTGAGCTATTCGATTCTATGGATGGGTTGCCTCTGGAGCCATTCACAGGATGCCAGTGCCGAAACCTTAGCCGCCCAAGCGAATTCTGCCTCTCGAAGCAGAAGCAATGAAACGGCTCAAGCCGATCGCCCCTCTATAGCGCAAAGCGATCGGGCATCGATTCAGTCGCTTTGGACTGCCAATATTGCACCTGCGGAATTGAGTTTGCCTCCGCGGATTGCTTCCAGCGTGAGTTATTCTGCCGCCCAGTCCCATCCTACAGCGAGTCGTTTTACAGATAGACAGCGATTGAGGGAAACGGCTTTAGAGGAAGTGTCCAGGCTGATCGATCGCCAGAGCCAGACTGTGGAAGTTCAAGCACCGAAAGCGTCTTCCGATTTTCGGCAATCTTCTGTTCGTTCTTCTGTTCCTCCACTGTTCGCAGAAGTAGCGATCGGAGAATCAATTGAATCGGACATTAATCAAATTGCTCCAATTGCGCTAATTGCTCAAAATCGCCCAATCGATCAAGCAGAGGGAACGTCACCAGCGACCGATTCACAAACAATTGATCCAGAGTTAGGAGAGCTACGGCTTCGCGATACGGATGCGATCGAGCAACCCACTGAACAATCTGCCGAGCAATCTTCGGCTGACGCAACGGCTGACCCAGAGTTAGGAAGGCTCCGACTGCGCGATCGACCCCCGCTCCAACCACCCGCAGCGCAACAGCCCCCGCCCGCAGAACCGCAAACCGTTTTCCTGCTGGGCAGCATCGATTACTTTAGAAGCGACAATATCCTGGCGGATGATCTTGACCCGGTTGATGATCAGATCATTACCGTGGGAGCATCTCTGCTTGCGATTCCCAGGCTTGGCTCTCGAACGCAGCTGGTGGCATCGGCGGGAGCGAATCTTGCGCGTTATAGCGACCTGACGGAACTCAACTACAGCAATATTCAACTGCGGTTAGGCATTCGTCAAAATCTATTTCCCCGTACCTTTGGTGAACTGAGCTGGACAAATCAGCAGTTCTTTTCCTCAGGGGATGGCGATCGCTTTCTCAACGATCATGCCCTGCGGCTTTCTCTCTGGCGACGCGACCCGATTGTGCCCCGGCTTAATTTAGATACCTTTTACCAGTTCCGCCTGAGTTTCACTGATCCCATCGATCGCAGCCGTCTTTCCAATACGCTGGGGGCTTACCTCAACTACGAATTGCAGCAAAATTTAGAAGTCGGACTGGACTATCAGTTTAGCCTCACCCACTTTACACAGCAGGAGCGTGAGGATAGCTACCATCAACTGACTGCCCAACTGAGCTACGACCTTTCCCGCGAAAGCCGGATTAGCCTGTACGGTGGGTTTAGCTTTGGGCGATCGTCTGAGTCCAGCATTAACTTTAATAGCGGCATCCTGGGGGTTAGCTTGAGTGCCAATCTTGCCCTTTTCTAG
- a CDS encoding GntP family permease yields the protein MSPGVLILIAALGIALLLLLVIKFRLQAFLALLIASLFVAIVGGIPLNEVAKTIQDGMGSTLGFIAIVVGIGTMLGEMLRISGGAEQLARTIVGRFGEERAPWALGLTGFIVSIPVFFDVGLIILIPLVYSLTQRTGRSLLYYALPLAAGLAVGHSFIPPTPGPVAVAALLGADLGWVILFGTIAGLPAMILGGIVFGKYISGKINAKVPEYMMIENYGISALGNDDDDAIDEPDRITASRAPQSPDTGVAVQSRPQQDIPQTDHPRVTTLPSFGVVLGLILIPLVLILLNTASGVIFPEGNGIRNFLGFLGHPFTALLIATLLSFYLLGTKRGYSRREIQEIATKSLEPVGLIILVTGAGGVFGKTLVATGVGEALAGAMAQFNLPVIVLAFLLAVAVRVSQGSATVSMVTAAGLVAPVVQAGTYSAPAVALITIAIASGATVISHVNDSGFWLISRYLGISEKNTLRSWTVLETIIGVVGFLVVLAISFFV from the coding sequence ATGTCACCTGGCGTATTGATTCTAATCGCGGCACTAGGAATCGCGCTATTGCTGCTGCTTGTGATTAAATTTCGACTACAGGCGTTTTTGGCACTATTAATTGCAAGCCTGTTTGTGGCGATCGTGGGAGGAATTCCCTTAAACGAAGTTGCAAAAACGATTCAAGACGGAATGGGGAGTACCCTTGGCTTTATTGCCATTGTGGTGGGGATTGGCACGATGCTCGGCGAAATGCTGCGGATTAGTGGCGGTGCAGAGCAGCTTGCCCGTACCATCGTCGGTCGATTTGGTGAGGAGCGAGCTCCCTGGGCACTGGGTTTAACCGGATTTATCGTTTCGATTCCGGTCTTTTTTGATGTGGGGTTAATTATTCTGATTCCGCTGGTCTACAGTCTGACTCAGCGAACCGGACGATCGCTTCTCTACTATGCGTTGCCTCTGGCGGCAGGATTGGCAGTTGGGCATAGCTTTATTCCGCCGACGCCGGGCCCCGTTGCCGTTGCCGCATTGCTTGGTGCGGATTTGGGCTGGGTAATTTTGTTTGGTACGATCGCGGGACTGCCTGCCATGATTCTGGGCGGTATTGTCTTTGGCAAATATATCTCCGGCAAAATTAACGCCAAAGTGCCGGAATACATGATGATTGAAAATTACGGCATTTCTGCCCTGGGGAACGACGATGATGATGCGATCGATGAACCCGATCGGATTACGGCATCCCGTGCGCCCCAGTCTCCTGACACTGGAGTAGCGGTGCAGTCGCGTCCGCAGCAGGACATTCCGCAAACCGATCATCCTCGCGTCACTACCCTGCCTAGTTTTGGTGTCGTCCTGGGATTGATTCTGATTCCGCTGGTACTGATTCTGCTGAACACCGCCTCTGGCGTGATCTTCCCTGAGGGTAATGGAATTCGCAATTTCCTGGGCTTTTTAGGGCACCCCTTCACAGCACTGCTGATTGCAACCCTCCTGAGCTTCTATCTGCTGGGCACCAAACGGGGCTACTCTCGCCGCGAGATTCAGGAAATCGCCACAAAGTCACTGGAACCTGTGGGGCTAATTATTCTGGTGACGGGCGCGGGCGGCGTCTTTGGCAAAACCCTCGTTGCTACGGGTGTGGGTGAAGCATTGGCGGGTGCGATGGCGCAGTTTAACCTGCCTGTGATTGTGCTGGCATTCCTGCTGGCAGTTGCCGTTCGAGTATCCCAGGGTTCTGCAACCGTTTCAATGGTGACCGCAGCCGGACTGGTTGCCCCGGTGGTTCAGGCAGGCACCTATTCCGCTCCCGCCGTTGCCCTGATCACGATCGCGATCGCCTCTGGTGCAACGGTAATTTCCCATGTGAATGATTCTGGTTTCTGGCTCATCAGCCGTTATCTGGGTATTTCTGAAAAGAACACGCTGCGCTCCTGGACAGTCCTGGAGACGATCATTGGTGTTGTGGGTTTTCTGGTGGTGCTGGCGATCAGCTTCTTTGTTTAG
- a CDS encoding FecR domain-containing protein — protein MARRTIPVILAILSSTVLLAAEVYAQTPLNRAVVASMRNQVQLLRRNQSPRAARLSDAITPGEGVSTARASLAELRFNDGSLGRLGEQVVFWFSPGTRNFRLSNGTALFLITPGQGRTRIQTPNATAGIQGSALFVRYIPETDTTIIGALTDSGIEVFNRDGSQQEPLRGGQMAVAIGDRIEQVYDFDLNTFYETSTLVRGLAPGRDRPSNPSEAESRDAAISQVQEEMQTAIEQQQQIPADQAVETPDFVRVPERSAEEPPIETPVFNNFPEPSPANPTEALNPTDNPNFTQTPRPSEDPVRDNQPVNPVLDRDLQPPAPTPQNRLEQVTTDPRVDDRREPPRRPGDGNGRPDNPGNGRPDNPGNGNGRPDNPGVGRPDNPGNGNGRPDVGDRPGNGNGRPDNPGNGRPDNPGNGRPDNPGNGNGRPDIGDRPGNGNGRPDAGDRPGNGNGRPDNPGNGNGRPDVGDRPGNGNGRPDNPGTGRPDNPGNGRPDNPGIGRPDNPGNGRPDNPGTGRPDNPGNGRPDNPGNGNGNGRPDNPGNGNGRPDAGDRPGNGNGSGRPDNPGNGNGVPDVGDRPGNGNGNGNGNGNGRPNADDRPGNGNGGGNGQPSGGDRPGNDNGNGNNNGSGQPNAGDRPGNGNNNDNGRPNTGDRPGNGSGNAGSNGGGNGNGIVRPPGNNRPDRGNNGRN, from the coding sequence ATGGCTCGCCGTACCATTCCCGTTATCCTCGCGATTCTGTCCAGTACCGTGCTTCTGGCAGCGGAAGTGTATGCCCAGACCCCTCTAAACCGGGCGGTTGTGGCATCTATGCGTAATCAGGTGCAGCTTCTCCGTCGGAATCAGTCTCCCCGTGCGGCACGTCTTTCCGATGCTATTACGCCGGGTGAAGGGGTTTCTACGGCGCGAGCTTCGTTGGCAGAACTGCGGTTTAATGATGGCTCTCTGGGAAGACTGGGAGAGCAGGTGGTGTTCTGGTTCTCGCCCGGAACGCGCAATTTTCGCCTCTCGAACGGTACAGCTCTGTTTCTGATTACTCCCGGACAGGGCAGGACCCGCATCCAGACGCCCAATGCTACCGCTGGAATTCAGGGTTCGGCGCTGTTTGTTCGCTACATTCCGGAAACAGACACGACCATTATCGGCGCGTTGACCGATAGCGGCATTGAGGTCTTCAATCGCGATGGATCGCAGCAGGAACCCCTGCGGGGCGGGCAAATGGCAGTGGCGATCGGCGATCGGATTGAGCAGGTCTATGATTTTGATTTAAATACTTTCTACGAAACCAGTACGCTGGTGCGCGGGTTAGCGCCAGGTCGCGATCGACCCTCTAATCCATCAGAAGCCGAATCTCGCGATGCAGCAATCTCCCAGGTGCAGGAGGAAATGCAGACGGCGATCGAGCAACAGCAGCAAATTCCTGCCGATCAAGCAGTTGAAACGCCCGATTTCGTTCGCGTGCCAGAGCGCAGTGCGGAGGAACCCCCGATTGAAACGCCTGTCTTTAATAATTTTCCGGAACCGAGTCCCGCTAATCCTACTGAGGCTCTAAATCCTACCGACAACCCCAATTTCACCCAAACTCCCCGTCCGTCTGAAGATCCAGTAAGGGATAACCAGCCCGTCAATCCAGTTCTCGATCGCGATCTACAGCCGCCTGCCCCCACTCCACAAAATCGCCTGGAGCAGGTCACGACTGACCCCAGAGTAGACGATCGGCGGGAACCCCCTCGACGTCCCGGTGATGGCAATGGGCGTCCTGATAATCCCGGTAACGGTAGACCGGATAACCCCGGCAACGGGAATGGCAGACCGGACAATCCGGGGGTCGGCAGACCGGATAACCCTGGTAACGGAAACGGTAGACCGGATGTAGGCGATCGTCCCGGCAATGGAAATGGTAGACCCGACAACCCAGGAAATGGACGTCCTGATAACCCCGGCAATGGCAGACCGGATAATCCTGGAAACGGCAATGGCAGACCAGATATAGGCGATCGTCCGGGTAACGGGAATGGTAGACCCGACGCAGGCGATCGTCCCGGCAATGGGAATGGACGTCCTGATAATCCAGGCAACGGCAACGGTAGACCCGATGTAGGCGATCGTCCGGGTAATGGAAACGGCAGACCCGATAATCCTGGAACTGGTAGACCTGATAATCCCGGTAATGGTAGACCCGATAATCCTGGAATCGGTAGACCTGACAATCCCGGTAATGGCAGACCTGATAATCCTGGAACTGGTAGACCTGATAATCCGGGTAATGGCAGACCCGACAATCCTGGCAACGGCAATGGAAATGGACGTCCCGATAATCCCGGCAACGGCAATGGACGCCCTGACGCAGGCGATCGTCCGGGTAACGGCAATGGCAGTGGACGCCCTGATAATCCGGGTAATGGCAATGGCGTGCCTGATGTAGGCGATCGTCCCGGCAACGGCAACGGTAATGGTAACGGTAACGGCAACGGTAGACCGAATGCAGACGATCGTCCCGGCAACGGCAATGGCGGTGGTAATGGGCAACCCAGCGGAGGCGATCGTCCGGGTAATGACAACGGAAACGGAAACAATAACGGTAGTGGACAGCCAAACGCAGGCGATCGTCCCGGTAATGGAAATAATAACGACAACGGTAGACCGAATACAGGTGATCGTCCCGGTAACGGAAGTGGTAATGCGGGTAGCAATGGTGGTGGAAATGGTAACGGAATTGTGAGACCTCCCGGAAATAACCGTCCCGATCGCGGAAATAATGGACGTAATTGA
- a CDS encoding serine/threonine-protein kinase yields the protein MNKPRSPIPTPSIRASRSSQRSGTTATGQRGSRRTDWGRGLVGVWALAAATATALNLGVVQFLERQVQTLFFEMRGAVTPPREIVILAIDESSLTQGEFFRSDPGRYADLAPIQSWPWERSAYAAVVDKLMAAGADAVAIDVIFSSPSSYGEQDDRQFAQVLQKYAGRVTLASQYGEVETLQGYTTQLTSPLLDFCDRPDCTGFINFPIEPNYRIHRLGESFLQQFLQNAPPAEAEVLPQTPSFAKSTLQAAQRSYPTPAGESIFFYGPANSFTQIPFWTVLDPEAWQVSLQSDTFKNKIVLIGSTAAVHQDFHAAPFSKSWLYPQPMSGVEVHANAIATLLEGRSIAEAVPQAPLRGLWVLVGVVGAGWWFTRQKQPLRRFIWAIGFAAGWLGVGYVLFVQARLIIPTAVPAGAIALSGLGQLIVGSAKEQVKKRQLRDTLKQYVTSPIVQEIISQHDDLQDLLRERELALAGKVLVSRYRITRVLGSGGFSETYIAEDLQRPGNPQCVVKQLRVASNNPKTLREAKRLFAIEAETLERLGRHDQIPRLLASFEEDQEFYLVQDYIQGQPLTREILPQRILPESRVVQMIAELLNVLAFVHSQGVIHRDLKPSNIIRRRSDDRLVLIDFGIAKKITTQLAEGSGNTKFTIAVGTPGYMPSEQSAGRPQFNSDIYALGMMAIEALTGQSAHILNHDARTGAIRWVQQARSVNPALAAILNKMVHHDFTQRYRSVQEVQRDLMALYPDLAIADGAIADESDKSAERPDAPLPRGLALETQNPDDDRTISLPEDWLNQEEMDGGFLDKTLPLPQHGLEE from the coding sequence ATGAACAAACCACGATCGCCGATACCGACCCCTTCTATTAGAGCCAGCCGTTCTTCCCAGCGCAGTGGAACGACGGCAACCGGGCAGCGAGGATCGCGGCGAACCGATTGGGGACGGGGTCTGGTGGGGGTCTGGGCTTTGGCTGCGGCAACGGCAACGGCGCTGAATTTAGGTGTGGTGCAGTTTCTAGAACGCCAGGTGCAAACGCTGTTCTTTGAGATGCGGGGCGCAGTCACTCCTCCCAGGGAAATTGTGATTCTGGCGATCGATGAGAGTTCGCTGACGCAGGGAGAATTTTTCCGGTCTGATCCGGGACGCTATGCGGATTTAGCGCCTATCCAGTCCTGGCCCTGGGAACGCAGCGCCTATGCAGCGGTTGTGGATAAACTGATGGCAGCGGGGGCAGATGCAGTCGCGATCGATGTGATTTTTTCCTCGCCCAGCAGCTACGGGGAGCAGGACGATCGGCAGTTTGCCCAGGTACTCCAGAAATACGCGGGACGAGTGACGCTGGCATCCCAGTATGGCGAGGTGGAAACACTCCAGGGCTACACCACCCAACTCACTTCACCGCTGCTCGACTTCTGCGATCGTCCTGACTGTACGGGATTTATTAACTTTCCCATTGAGCCAAATTATCGGATTCATCGATTGGGGGAGTCCTTTTTACAGCAGTTTTTACAAAATGCGCCTCCGGCTGAAGCGGAAGTTCTGCCTCAAACTCCCTCCTTTGCCAAATCGACCTTGCAGGCGGCTCAGCGCTCCTATCCTACTCCTGCTGGAGAATCTATATTCTTCTATGGTCCTGCCAACAGTTTCACCCAAATTCCTTTTTGGACGGTGCTAGACCCGGAGGCGTGGCAGGTTTCGCTACAGTCGGACACCTTCAAAAACAAAATTGTGCTGATTGGCTCAACGGCGGCAGTGCATCAGGACTTTCATGCGGCTCCCTTCTCAAAAAGCTGGCTCTACCCGCAGCCCATGTCCGGTGTTGAGGTTCATGCCAATGCGATCGCTACGCTGCTGGAAGGACGATCGATCGCGGAAGCAGTGCCCCAGGCTCCTCTGAGGGGATTATGGGTGTTGGTGGGTGTAGTCGGTGCGGGCTGGTGGTTTACCCGTCAAAAGCAGCCTTTGCGTCGGTTCATCTGGGCGATCGGGTTTGCGGCGGGGTGGCTGGGCGTAGGCTATGTGCTGTTTGTGCAGGCGAGGCTGATCATTCCGACGGCGGTTCCGGCAGGGGCGATCGCGCTAAGCGGATTGGGACAGCTAATTGTGGGTTCGGCAAAGGAGCAGGTCAAAAAGCGGCAGCTGCGCGACACACTAAAGCAGTACGTGACCTCGCCGATCGTGCAGGAGATTATCAGCCAGCATGATGACCTTCAGGATTTGCTGCGGGAACGCGAGCTGGCTTTAGCGGGAAAGGTGCTGGTTAGCCGCTATCGAATTACACGGGTTTTGGGGTCGGGCGGATTCAGTGAAACCTATATTGCGGAAGACCTTCAGCGACCCGGCAATCCCCAGTGCGTCGTCAAGCAGCTGCGCGTGGCAAGCAACAACCCCAAAACGTTGAGGGAGGCAAAGCGACTGTTTGCGATCGAAGCAGAAACCCTGGAACGGCTGGGACGGCACGATCAGATTCCGCGCCTGCTGGCATCCTTCGAGGAGGATCAGGAATTTTATCTGGTGCAGGACTACATTCAGGGACAGCCGCTAACCCGCGAAATTTTGCCGCAGCGCATCCTGCCTGAATCGAGAGTCGTGCAGATGATTGCTGAATTACTGAATGTATTGGCGTTTGTCCATAGTCAGGGCGTGATTCACCGGGATTTGAAGCCCTCGAATATTATCCGGCGGCGATCGGACGATCGGCTGGTGCTAATTGATTTTGGTATCGCAAAAAAAATTACAACCCAGCTTGCGGAGGGCAGCGGCAACACCAAATTTACGATCGCCGTGGGAACTCCGGGCTATATGCCAAGCGAGCAGTCCGCCGGACGCCCCCAGTTTAATAGCGATATCTATGCGCTGGGAATGATGGCGATCGAGGCGTTAACCGGGCAATCTGCCCATATTCTTAACCACGATGCCCGCACAGGTGCGATTCGATGGGTGCAGCAGGCGCGGAGCGTTAATCCGGCTTTAGCGGCAATTCTCAATAAGATGGTGCATCACGACTTTACCCAGCGCTATCGATCGGTGCAGGAGGTACAGCGTGACCTGATGGCGCTTTATCCGGATCTGGCAATCGCAGATGGCGCGATCGCGGACGAATCCGACAAAAGCGCTGAAAGACCAGACGCACCGTTACCCAGAGGACTTGCCCTTGAGACGCAGAACCCCGATGACGATCGAACCATTTCGCTGCCGGAGGACTGGCTGAATCAGGAGGAAATGGACGGTGGATTTCTGGATAAGACGTTGCCGCTGCCTCAGCATGGGCTGGAGGAGTAG